The Changchengzhania lutea genomic sequence ATAAAATGAGAAAACAACTCCCTGAAATACCTAGTACATTGTTAGAAGTCGATTATGTTTCAGGGGCAGGTTTTTTTGTAAAAAGGAACGTAATAGATGAAGTTGGGTTTTTTGATCCACGATTTTTTATGTATAGCGAAGATGTTGAACTTTCATATAGAATAAACCATATCGCAAAAAAAAAGTGTGTAATTGTTCCAGATGCAAAAATAGTGCATATAAGTCAGGGTTCTAGTAACCTAAAAAGTAACGGCAAAAAATTTCAAAAGCAAATTATAAATAGTAGAGGTGTTTTTTATAGAATAACTAAAGGTAGGCTGGCAGAATGGATTTATATAATAACAAGTTATAAAAGGTTGTATTTTTAATGAAACTACTTATCTGTTTTGGCACGCGACCAGAAGCTATAAAAATGGCACCTATTTGTTTAGTGCTCAAAAAAGAGAACATACCATTTAAATTATGTGTAACTGCCCAGCATAGAGAAATGCTTGATCAGGTTCTAGGTTTTTTCGATTTAGCACCAGATTATGATCTTAACATTATGCAACCTAACCAAAGTTTGAATATGTTAAGTTCAAGAATATTATCTGAAATGGATAACATATTTGAAAAAGAAAGTTTTGATTTGGTTTTGGTTCATGGCGATACTACAACATCATCTTTAGTTGCCTTGGCTGCCTTTCATAGAAATTGTAAGGTCGCTCACGTAGAAGCTGGTTTAAGAACTTACAATAAACATTCCCCCTTTCCAGAAGAACTTAACAGGCAACTCACTGGGAGAATAGCTGATTTTCATTTTTCGCCAACAAAAACATCAAAGCAAAATCTTTTAAATGAGAATGTTCAAGAATCAAAAATTTTAATTACAGGAAATACCGTCATTGATGCATTGTTTATCACATTAAATAGAATTGATAATGGATATACGAATGCTTCAATAGAAAATTTAAAAAAGAGAATAGATTGTAGCAAAAAAAATATTTTAGTCACTGGACATAGAAGGGAAAGTTTTGGAATTGGATTTGAAAATTTATGCAACGCAATTTTAAAATTATCTCAAAATAAAGACATTGAAATTGTGTACCCAGTTCACCTAAACCCTAAAGTACAAAAAACAGTATATCACAGATTGTCTGGAATAAAAAATATTCATTTAATAGCACCTTTAGATTATCCCTCGTTTATTTGGTTGATGAGTAAATCCAATTTAATAATATCAGATTCAGGAGGTATTCAAGAAGAGGCTCCTTTGTTAAATATTCCAGTGTTGGTAACTAGAGAGACCACCGAACGTAATGAAGGAATAAAATCGGGATGTTCAATTTTGGTTGGGACAAATACAACCAGAATTATTGAAGAGGCAAATAGAATATTGAATGCTGGGAATATAAAATATAAAATGAGTAATCCCTATGGGGATGGATTTGGGGCAGTAAAAATCGTGGATTTTATTCAAAATAATATTTTTGAAGATGCCTAAACATATTGTAATTGTTGTAGATTCTATTGATATTGATGATAGTAGCGGCTCTAAAGCTAATGTGGCTTTAATTAAGAGCTTAATTAAGTTGGGATATAAAGTTTCAGTTTACCATTATACCAGAAAACAGATTGAAATTGAAAAAGCTACTTGTCAGGTTATTAAAGAAAAGAACAATAATTTGCTGTATGTTTTAAGTCGTCTACAAAGAGTTTTTCAAAGAACATTTAAAATAAATTTAGCTAAATATTTAGAGCCATTATTTGGATTTTCTTTTACGTTTTTTAATGATGTAAACAGTATTAAAGCTGAGCTGGAGAAGATTGATATTTCAAAAGTAAATTTAATATTAACGCTAAGTAAAGCGGCAAGTTTTAGACCGCATTATGCTGTAAATAAATCACCAAAATTCCATGATAAATGGATGGCATATATACATGATCCTTATCCATTTAGTTGTTACCCAAAGCCATATGATTGGAAAGAACCTGGATCTAAAATAAAAGAACAATTTTTTTTAGATATTTCCAGTAATGCTAAATATTCTGCTTTTCCAAGTTTATTGCTTAAAGAATTTATGGGAGAGACTTTCAAGAATTTTAAAAAAACAGGAATTATTATTCCACATCAAATTATTGATATTGATTTGAAAGGACATAAGGCGCAAAGTTATTTTGACAGCAATAAATTTAATGTTTTACATGCTGGTAGTTTACTTAAACAGCGTAATCCCGAAGGTTTGATTAAAGGATTTCAATTGTTTTTAGATAAAAATATAAAAGCTAAGGAGCACACAAAATTAATACTGTTAGGAAGTGCAGATTATCATAAAAAAATGATAGAAAACTACTCTAAAAAATTACCGCAACTACATATTGATTTATCTCATATTTCATTTAAAGACGTTTATTGGCTCCAAAACCATGTTTCAGTAAATGTTATATTAGAAG encodes the following:
- the wecB gene encoding non-hydrolyzing UDP-N-acetylglucosamine 2-epimerase; its protein translation is MKLLICFGTRPEAIKMAPICLVLKKENIPFKLCVTAQHREMLDQVLGFFDLAPDYDLNIMQPNQSLNMLSSRILSEMDNIFEKESFDLVLVHGDTTTSSLVALAAFHRNCKVAHVEAGLRTYNKHSPFPEELNRQLTGRIADFHFSPTKTSKQNLLNENVQESKILITGNTVIDALFITLNRIDNGYTNASIENLKKRIDCSKKNILVTGHRRESFGIGFENLCNAILKLSQNKDIEIVYPVHLNPKVQKTVYHRLSGIKNIHLIAPLDYPSFIWLMSKSNLIISDSGGIQEEAPLLNIPVLVTRETTERNEGIKSGCSILVGTNTTRIIEEANRILNAGNIKYKMSNPYGDGFGAVKIVDFIQNNIFEDA
- a CDS encoding glycosyltransferase family protein — protein: MPKHIVIVVDSIDIDDSSGSKANVALIKSLIKLGYKVSVYHYTRKQIEIEKATCQVIKEKNNNLLYVLSRLQRVFQRTFKINLAKYLEPLFGFSFTFFNDVNSIKAELEKIDISKVNLILTLSKAASFRPHYAVNKSPKFHDKWMAYIHDPYPFSCYPKPYDWKEPGSKIKEQFFLDISSNAKYSAFPSLLLKEFMGETFKNFKKTGIIIPHQIIDIDLKGHKAQSYFDSNKFNVLHAGSLLKQRNPEGLIKGFQLFLDKNIKAKEHTKLILLGSADYHKKMIENYSKKLPQLHIDLSHISFKDVYWLQNHVSVNVILEADSEISPFLPGKFPHCVSANKPIFHLGPKNSETFRLLGGNYLHHSSIDDVNNIAYCIGQLYNLWLKNGDKLELNRQDLEYYISADYLEKVLLKVI